From the Lathyrus oleraceus cultivar Zhongwan6 chromosome 4, CAAS_Psat_ZW6_1.0, whole genome shotgun sequence genome, one window contains:
- the LOC127076693 gene encoding dol-P-Man:Man(7)GlcNAc(2)-PP-Dol alpha-1,6-mannosyltransferase isoform X2, whose protein sequence is MVPYTKVEESFNVQAMHDILYHRFHIDNYDHLEFPGVVPRTFIGALLVSLVASPIVLIASLLHLPKFYALLIVRMVLGCIVLYTLRFLRHQIRDKFGRQVETFFVILTSIQFHFLFYCSRPLPNILALGIVNLAFGYWFQGRFYAALNSLIFATTVFRCDMLLLLGPLGLQLLLTKKISIWSALKYCTGMAFLCVGITILVDSIMWKRLLWPEFEVFWFNSVLNKSSEWGTHAFHWYFTSALPRSLLVAYPLSLFGFLVDRRVRPFAFPVLAFIFLYSKLPHKELRFILSSVPIFNLSASVACNRIYNNRKKMIWNFVFLIMLGLLLLSLAVTVTTFTASYWNYPSGHALKKLHGIGLHQDTNEQMVHIDTFSAMNGISRFCERDFPWRYSKEEEISLQEFQQRNFTFLINEHPVISGFKCLFTEDGFSRMRIKYGFPPLLLVKEPKVYVHGNLENQVVFNNGWPGCP, encoded by the exons TATGATCATCTGGAGTTTCCTGGCGTTGTTCCTCGCACTTTCATTG GCGCtttgcttgtgtcacttgttgCGTCTCCGATTGTGTTAATTGCAAGTTTACTGCATTTGCCAAAGTTTTATGCTCTTCTCATAG TTCGAATGGTCCTAGGATGCATCGTACTGTATACACTAAGATTTCTTCGCCATCAG ATAAGGGATAAATTTGGGCGCCAAGTAGAAACCTTCTTTGTGATACTAACTTCCATTCAGTTTCATTTTCTGTTCTATTGTTCTCGTCCGCTTCCTAACATTCTTGCTCTGGGTATAG TGAATTTGGCGTTTGGATACTGGTTCCAGGGCCGCTTTTATGCCGCTCTAAACTCTTTG ATATTTGCTACAACTGTGTTCAGATGTGACATGCTGTTACTTCTTGGTCCCCTTGGGCTACAACTTCTTCTG ACGAAAAAAATTTCAATATGGAGTGCTCTAAAATACTGTACTGGGATGGCCTTCTTATGCGTAG GTATAACCATATTGGTTGACTCAATCATGTGGAAAAGGTTGTTGTGGCCTGAATTTGAAGTTTTTTGGTTTAACTCTGTCCTTAACAAGAGTTCTGAATGGGGA ACACATGCTTTCCATTGGTATTTCACTTCCGCACTCCCTCGTTCACTACTTGTTGCATATCCTCTTTCACTG TTTGGTTTCTTAGTAGACAGAAGAGTACGGCCCTTTGCTTTCCCAGTTCTTGCCTTCATTTTTCTTTATTCCAAGCTTCCCCACAAG GAACTTCGTTTTATTTTAAGTTCAGTTCCAATATTCAACTTGTCTGCTTCTGTTGCATGTAACAGAAT TTACAATAATAGGAAAAAGATGATCTGGAACTTTGTTTTCCTCATTATGTTGGGATTACTTCTCCTGAG TCTTGCAGTAACCGTCACAACTTTTACAGCATCATATTGGAACTATCCTAGTGGTCATGCCTTAAAAAAGTTGCACGGGATTG GTCTTCATCAGGATACAAATGAACAAATGGTTCACATTGATACATTTTCTGCAATGAATGGAATATCTCGCTTTTGTGAAAGGGATTTCCCATGGAG ATATTCTAAAGAAGAAGAAATTAGCTTGCAAGAATTTCAGCAGAGAAACTTTACTTTCCTAATAAA TGAACATCCTGTGATCAGTGGATTCAAGTGTCTATTTACTGAAGATGGTTTCTCAAGAATGCGCATTAAATACGGCTTTCCACCACTCTTACTG GTTAAAGAGCCCAAAGTTTATGTCCATGGAAACTTGGAAAACCAGGTTGTTTTCAACAATGGTTGGCCTGGCTGCCCATAA
- the LOC127076693 gene encoding dol-P-Man:Man(7)GlcNAc(2)-PP-Dol alpha-1,6-mannosyltransferase isoform X3: MVPYTKVEESFNVQAMHDILYHRFHIDNYDYLEFPGVVPRTFIGALLVSLVASPIVLIASLLHLPKFYALLIVRMVLGCIVLYTLRFLRHQIRDKFGRQVETFFVILTSIQFHFLFYCSRPLPNILALGIVNLAFGYWFQGRFYAALNSLIFATTVFRCDMLLLLGPLGLQLLLTKKISIWSALKYCTGMAFLCVGITILVDSIMWKRLLWPEFEVFWFNSVLNKSSEWGTHAFHWYFTSALPRSLLVAYPLSLFGFLVDRRVRPFAFPVLAFIFLYSKLPHKELRFILSSVPIFNLSASVACNRIYNNRKKMIWNFVFLIMLGLLLLSLAVTVTTFTASYWNYPSGHALKKLHGIGLHQDTNEQMVHIDTFSAMNGISRFCERDFPWRYSKEEEISLQEFQQRNFTFLINEHPVISGFKCLFTEDGFSRMRIKYGFPPLLLVKEPKVYVHGNLENQVVFNNGWPGCP; this comes from the exons GCGCtttgcttgtgtcacttgttgCGTCTCCGATTGTGTTAATTGCAAGTTTACTGCATTTGCCAAAGTTTTATGCTCTTCTCATAG TTCGAATGGTCCTAGGATGCATCGTACTGTATACACTAAGATTTCTTCGCCATCAG ATAAGGGATAAATTTGGGCGCCAAGTAGAAACCTTCTTTGTGATACTAACTTCCATTCAGTTTCATTTTCTGTTCTATTGTTCTCGTCCGCTTCCTAACATTCTTGCTCTGGGTATAG TGAATTTGGCGTTTGGATACTGGTTCCAGGGCCGCTTTTATGCCGCTCTAAACTCTTTG ATATTTGCTACAACTGTGTTCAGATGTGACATGCTGTTACTTCTTGGTCCCCTTGGGCTACAACTTCTTCTG ACGAAAAAAATTTCAATATGGAGTGCTCTAAAATACTGTACTGGGATGGCCTTCTTATGCGTAG GTATAACCATATTGGTTGACTCAATCATGTGGAAAAGGTTGTTGTGGCCTGAATTTGAAGTTTTTTGGTTTAACTCTGTCCTTAACAAGAGTTCTGAATGGGGA ACACATGCTTTCCATTGGTATTTCACTTCCGCACTCCCTCGTTCACTACTTGTTGCATATCCTCTTTCACTG TTTGGTTTCTTAGTAGACAGAAGAGTACGGCCCTTTGCTTTCCCAGTTCTTGCCTTCATTTTTCTTTATTCCAAGCTTCCCCACAAG GAACTTCGTTTTATTTTAAGTTCAGTTCCAATATTCAACTTGTCTGCTTCTGTTGCATGTAACAGAAT TTACAATAATAGGAAAAAGATGATCTGGAACTTTGTTTTCCTCATTATGTTGGGATTACTTCTCCTGAG TCTTGCAGTAACCGTCACAACTTTTACAGCATCATATTGGAACTATCCTAGTGGTCATGCCTTAAAAAAGTTGCACGGGATTG GTCTTCATCAGGATACAAATGAACAAATGGTTCACATTGATACATTTTCTGCAATGAATGGAATATCTCGCTTTTGTGAAAGGGATTTCCCATGGAG ATATTCTAAAGAAGAAGAAATTAGCTTGCAAGAATTTCAGCAGAGAAACTTTACTTTCCTAATAAA TGAACATCCTGTGATCAGTGGATTCAAGTGTCTATTTACTGAAGATGGTTTCTCAAGAATGCGCATTAAATACGGCTTTCCACCACTCTTACTG GTTAAAGAGCCCAAAGTTTATGTCCATGGAAACTTGGAAAACCAGGTTGTTTTCAACAATGGTTGGCCTGGCTGCCCATAA
- the LOC127076693 gene encoding dol-P-Man:Man(7)GlcNAc(2)-PP-Dol alpha-1,6-mannosyltransferase isoform X1, whose amino-acid sequence MASDDKSATFLKNYGYDLVLGSIAAFYILMVPYTKVEESFNVQAMHDILYHRFHIDNYDHLEFPGVVPRTFIGALLVSLVASPIVLIASLLHLPKFYALLIVRMVLGCIVLYTLRFLRHQIRDKFGRQVETFFVILTSIQFHFLFYCSRPLPNILALGIVNLAFGYWFQGRFYAALNSLIFATTVFRCDMLLLLGPLGLQLLLTKKISIWSALKYCTGMAFLCVGITILVDSIMWKRLLWPEFEVFWFNSVLNKSSEWGTHAFHWYFTSALPRSLLVAYPLSLFGFLVDRRVRPFAFPVLAFIFLYSKLPHKELRFILSSVPIFNLSASVACNRIYNNRKKMIWNFVFLIMLGLLLLSLAVTVTTFTASYWNYPSGHALKKLHGIGLHQDTNEQMVHIDTFSAMNGISRFCERDFPWRYSKEEEISLQEFQQRNFTFLINEHPVISGFKCLFTEDGFSRMRIKYGFPPLLLVKEPKVYVHGNLENQVVFNNGWPGCP is encoded by the exons ATGGCTTCCGATGACAAATCAGCAACGTTTCTGAAGAATTACGGTTACGATTTGGTTTTGGGATCAATCGCTGCTTTCTACATACTCATGGTCCCTTACACTAAGGTCGAAGAAAGTTTCAATGTTCAGGCAATGCATGATATTCTTTATCATCGGTTTCACATAGATAAT TATGATCATCTGGAGTTTCCTGGCGTTGTTCCTCGCACTTTCATTG GCGCtttgcttgtgtcacttgttgCGTCTCCGATTGTGTTAATTGCAAGTTTACTGCATTTGCCAAAGTTTTATGCTCTTCTCATAG TTCGAATGGTCCTAGGATGCATCGTACTGTATACACTAAGATTTCTTCGCCATCAG ATAAGGGATAAATTTGGGCGCCAAGTAGAAACCTTCTTTGTGATACTAACTTCCATTCAGTTTCATTTTCTGTTCTATTGTTCTCGTCCGCTTCCTAACATTCTTGCTCTGGGTATAG TGAATTTGGCGTTTGGATACTGGTTCCAGGGCCGCTTTTATGCCGCTCTAAACTCTTTG ATATTTGCTACAACTGTGTTCAGATGTGACATGCTGTTACTTCTTGGTCCCCTTGGGCTACAACTTCTTCTG ACGAAAAAAATTTCAATATGGAGTGCTCTAAAATACTGTACTGGGATGGCCTTCTTATGCGTAG GTATAACCATATTGGTTGACTCAATCATGTGGAAAAGGTTGTTGTGGCCTGAATTTGAAGTTTTTTGGTTTAACTCTGTCCTTAACAAGAGTTCTGAATGGGGA ACACATGCTTTCCATTGGTATTTCACTTCCGCACTCCCTCGTTCACTACTTGTTGCATATCCTCTTTCACTG TTTGGTTTCTTAGTAGACAGAAGAGTACGGCCCTTTGCTTTCCCAGTTCTTGCCTTCATTTTTCTTTATTCCAAGCTTCCCCACAAG GAACTTCGTTTTATTTTAAGTTCAGTTCCAATATTCAACTTGTCTGCTTCTGTTGCATGTAACAGAAT TTACAATAATAGGAAAAAGATGATCTGGAACTTTGTTTTCCTCATTATGTTGGGATTACTTCTCCTGAG TCTTGCAGTAACCGTCACAACTTTTACAGCATCATATTGGAACTATCCTAGTGGTCATGCCTTAAAAAAGTTGCACGGGATTG GTCTTCATCAGGATACAAATGAACAAATGGTTCACATTGATACATTTTCTGCAATGAATGGAATATCTCGCTTTTGTGAAAGGGATTTCCCATGGAG ATATTCTAAAGAAGAAGAAATTAGCTTGCAAGAATTTCAGCAGAGAAACTTTACTTTCCTAATAAA TGAACATCCTGTGATCAGTGGATTCAAGTGTCTATTTACTGAAGATGGTTTCTCAAGAATGCGCATTAAATACGGCTTTCCACCACTCTTACTG GTTAAAGAGCCCAAAGTTTATGTCCATGGAAACTTGGAAAACCAGGTTGTTTTCAACAATGGTTGGCCTGGCTGCCCATAA